The Candidatus Magasanikbacteria bacterium RIFOXYB2_FULL_38_10 DNA segment GCTTGTTTTTCTTCCGTTTCCAACAAAAAATCCAACCTTCGTCGCAAATCCCTAACCTTGCTCCTAACCTCGGCTATATCTTCCGTGGCTTTAATAATCGTCGCTTCCGCTTGTTTTATCTTGATCTCTTGAACAAAAGCATCTCCGCGGCGAGATCGTATTTCCTGACGATGTATCTCATTAACGCTAATTAGCCTTTTTGCTTCTCTTATCTGGTCTGTAAGCTGTTCAATCCTCTCTTCAAAAACAGCCTTCTGTGTTTCCAAAACCGTCTTTTTTCTTTCTTGTTCGTCCTTTTTTTCTTCTGCTTGTCGCTGTGTCTTTTCAGCGTCACGGGCTTCCCAATCTATCAACACGCCTTTAAAATCGGCAGTCCTCCTAGAACCATCTGGTTTATATAAATTAGGGTCTAAAGGTCTTTTCACTTCTCTTATCATATATTTTATTTTTTAACCCTGCTCACTCTAATTAAACCGGAGCAAGGTAAAATTTTAATTCCCTTCTTTTCCAGCTCATCCAAAAACAAATTCATCCCTAAAGAATCCGAGGCCATATGTCCGGCAAAAATCAGATTTAAAAAAGATCCTCTAGCCTCATTAAAGCCCTTGTCATTCATGTGCATACTAATAACAGTACTAATACCCGCCTTAGAAACTTCTTGATAAATTTTTTCCGAAGGGTTGGTGCCGCCGGTCATTTCTATCATAAATTTGCCCAAACGATTCTCCGGACGGCCGGAAGTGATTTTAGGTCCCGCGCCTTGATGTTTGGCAATTTGATACTCGGGAATTTCCATTAAAGCCTTTAAGGTTTCTCCCACTGTTTCCGGTGCTTTCTTTTTAAGAAAATCTTTAATAAATTTTTGCACCAAATTATCCGTCAAAGTGTGCGTATTCATCAAATTAACTTTTAAAAGTTTGGCGGCATCAATGGCCTGATAATGATTGATAGGATGCACTCCGCGGCTAACTTCTATCATTCGATCATGAATTAAATTTTCCGCCACATGCACGGGGACACCCACCTCTACAAAACTATCAACCAATAAATCCATCACTTCAGAAAGCTCGGCATAAGATTTACCAATAGGATGATGGCCCAAGATTAAATCTATCTTTTCTCCACGTTCTTGTAAATTGGCGGCCAACAATACTTCCCCCACATCAATATCAATACCGGCCAAAACAGAACGCACTTCTAACTTAGGCGAGTCCGCCAAATG contains these protein-coding regions:
- a CDS encoding NGG1p interacting factor NIF3, whose product is MTIQQIYNLALQLGLKTDLRGEKGVKKYLAKIKKYYESLSAEEKKYFDETKLQDPYADSSIHLADSPKLEVRSVLAGIDIDVGEVLLAANLQERGEKIDLILGHHPIGKSYAELSEVMDLLVDSFVEVGVPVHVAENLIHDRMIEVSRGVHPINHYQAIDAAKLLKVNLMNTHTLTDNLVQKFIKDFLKKKAPETVGETLKALMEIPEYQIAKHQGAGPKITSGRPENRLGKFMIEMTGGTNPSEKIYQEVSKAGISTVISMHMNDKGFNEARGSFLNLIFAGHMASDSLGMNLFLDELEKKGIKILPCSGLIRVSRVKK